CCTCTCTTTTTATTTATCTATTCTAACCCTTGGATCAACAACTCCATATAATACGTCTACAATTAATACCATAGTCAAAGATATTAAAGAAGAAAATATTGTAACTCCCATAATGGTTGTATAATCTCTATTTCCAACAGCTTGTACAAAATATCCTCCTACGCCAGATAATGCAAAAATTTTTTCAATCACAAAAGATCCAGTTAAAGAACCTGCTATATTTCCTCCTAAACTAGTTATCATTGGCAATGAAGCGTTTCTTAGGGCATGCTTATATAAAACCTTTCTTTCACTTAAACCTTTTGCTCTGGCAGTTCTGATATAGTCCTGTCCTAAAACTTCTAGCATAGATGTCCTGTTTAATCTAGTCATAGATCCAATTGACCCCAAAGACATAGCTATGCAGGGTAGAATATAGCTTATAAATCCATCTTTTATCCCAAAAATCGGAAACCATCCTAATTTAAATGCAAAAATATAAAGTAATAAACTGGCTTTTACAAAACCTGGTAGCGTTTTTCCTAAGGTCGTAATAAACATAATTCCTCTATCAAAAGGGCCATTTCTATTTAACGCTGCACCAATTCCTAATGGTATGCCAAATACTATAATCAAAATTATATAAAATATAGACATTCTTATAGTAACAGGAAAACCTCCTACAATAAGTTCTGTAACACTTCTTCCTTCATAAGCATAAGATGGCCCTAGATCAAACTTCAATACACCCTTTAGAAAATCAATGTATTGTTTATGTAAGGGAGCATCTAAGTGATATTTATCCATTAATGCTTTCTGTACTGCGGGGGACATCCAGTCTTCTCCTTCCTCTACAGAAAATGGTCCTCCTGGAACAGCATGCATTAAAAAAAATGTAATAGTGATAATAATAAATAATGTGAGAAACATATATCCAATTCTTTTTAAAATGTATTTTGCCATAATCTTTATAGTTAATATCAGTGAATATTAACTAGTTTCACCCCCCTCTAAAAAATCAATACTATTGTTAAAATTCAAACATATACTATGTCCACTACATAAATTCCCCCCTCATAATGAATTTTTTGTGTATTTTATATGTTAAATACTTTCATATATTATAAACATTAAATAAATTAAATTTTGTAGTCTAGACTACAAAATTTAACTCATTTTTTGAATATTCTATAGATTTAAGCTAATATTCATATAGAAATGATAATTAAAAAAACAATAAACTAATTAAATTTAGTTTATTGCTTTAAAGTATTTACTCATATATCAGTTCTTTATGCCCAATTCACATACTCCTTTAATTTTTCCAAGTTTAATACTATAATCTTGTTATTTCTAACATATATTAATCCTTCTTCTTCAAAATCACATAAAACTTTAGTTACAGTAACCCTGGAACATCCTATCATATTAGCAATCTCTTCATGGGTAAATCGTTTCCGTATTTCTACCTTTTCATTATCTATAAAAATACCATCTTGATAACAAAATCTAATTAGAGTATCAGCTACTTTACCTTTTGAATCACTAAAAGATAAATCTAATAACTTGCTCATCAAAATTCTTTTTTTCCTTATGACATTAATCAGGATAAACCTATATATCATTGGTTCTTCAAGTAAAATTTGTTCCATTATTTCCTCATTTAATATGGAAATTCTGGTTTTCTTACTAGTTTCTGCAACCATATCACTCTTCTTGCCTTCAAAGTATTCAAGTTCTCCAAACATTCCACCACCATTAATAAAACAGAAGACTTGTCTTCTACCATCCACACTATACCATGAATAAGCTACTCGTCCCTTTGTTACAATATATATATGCTTGTCCTTGATTTCTATAACGCAGTCTTTGTCATATTCTTGTTCTATTCCTTTTTTACTTATCTCCCTAAAAACTTGTTTCATCTTTGTATCTCTTTCCCGATCAAAGAAAATATCATACACCATAATCACCTCATAAAATAATTAAAACTCTAATTATGCAGAATCTTTTCATAAATTTATCACTACAATTTTTTTATGAACAACTTAAAATCATGATCCTCTGGTTCAAACATGGAATTTTCCATAATTTTTTGTGAGGGAATATTTTCAACACTAACTAAGCTAGTCATAATTTCTAAATCCATATCCCTAAGTAGCACAATTACTTCTTGTATCATTTTTTTACCAATGGATTGATTTCTATACTTTTCCCGCACTGCAATTAAATCAATCCAAACACCATCATAATGTGGATTACTTACAAACAAAAGCCCTATATATCCAACAGGTTTATCATCTTGATAATAGATATAGAGTTTATAATTCTTGTTGGCTTTAATCTTTTGACATAATGTTTCTGCATCATATTTAATGTCCATAAAAGATTCATTGTCTATAAAAATTAAATCTTGAGCCATTTCGATAGAATAATCGAATTCTATAAGCATTATATATCCCCTCCTTCTTCATCAAAAAATAAATCTATGTATTTTTCATTTTCCAAATTATGTTTAAATGAACGTAATCTGTAACCCCTTGAACATTATTTCTTAACAATAATATGCAAATGCTCTGTCGCATCTCTATATTGTGACAATTCACAACTTTCTACTGCTGCAACCATGAAATTTTCATAAATCTGTGGCATATAGGTATATAAGTTTTTCATCTGTATATTAAGACCTGCTAAAAAGCTTTCTGCTCCTGCATAGGATACTATATTAAAACCAGCCTTTTCTACTTCCGTGATTGCTAATGGTGGTGTTGTAAAATAAGTAGCTGTAAAACTCTCTTCTGGTGAAAACTTTAAATCTCCATTTATATATCTTTGAAAATGTTCTGTATCCTTAAATACTTCCGGGAACTCACTTACAGCTGACTTTAAACATCCCCATGTATTAATATATGAAATCAAAGCAATACCGTCTTTTTTTAGAATCCTATGGCTATCTCTTAGAACCTTTAATCTATCCTTCTCACCATGTAAATGATATAAGGGTCCCATAAGTAAAATCCCATCAAAGGTATCATTTTCAAAACTATCTAATTCTAATGCACTTTTACAATAATAATCCTCAGCTTTTAAATCAGCTTCCTCTATCTTTCTCTTTGCAATATCTAATTCATTACTAGAAATATCCAGTAGTGAAACATTATAACCATTTTGCAATAACATTACTGAATATCTACCCGGCCCAGAACCTATATCCAAAATATGCCCTTGTTTTGGAAAATATTTTTCAATTAAATAAACCGTACTATCATACTCTATCTTGGAATATGGATTATTGAGTCTATTCCACTCATATTCAGCTGCTTCATTATAATATTTTTTTACATCATCAATCATATTTATCTCCTTTTCTTTATTTACTGTTACTATAAATAACTTAATATATTAATGATTCAGTTCAATTAATGTGTTTTCTAATTCTAACAAATATCTATTATAAAATTGTATTTGAAATTTTATATTATCTTTAAATAACCTTGTCCCTTCCACAGTTTGTAAATCGTATCCCTCAACTAACTTTTCTAAACTTTTAATCCTATTACTTATTTTTTCATATGTTTCTTCTATCTTCAGTTGTTTAATATTATCCCAATCAAGTGATTGATATATCCTATACGCTCCAAACCTGTCAATGTTATCTGAGTCAGTTACTATTTTAGATTCTAGTGTTTCTTCATATGAATAGCCAGCTTCACCATCTACATGTACTGCAATTGCATAACAAATATCGTCTATTTGTTTATTCGATAGGTTCAATGTCTCTAAAAAAACTTTAGCCACCTTTGCTGAAACTCTGCCATGATCTCTATTAACTTCTGTTTGAAATTTACCAACGTAATGAAGTAAACAACCTATCTCAACTATAAATGTATCAGCGCCTTCAACCTTAGAAATTTGCTTTCCAATATGACTTACTCTTAAAGAATGTTCATATCTATACTTTTTTTCTATATCATCTATATTCATTGACTTATTTAATGTGTTCCACAAAAATTCTTTAGTTAAACTAATTATATTTTCCATTTATTCCTCCCAAAATAAGTACTTTTACCGTAATGTTATCCAATATCTTTGAACAACATTTCCATTATCCTCAACAACCTCATTCTCCAATATGCCACCGTTTGCAAGTATTGTTTTTGCTGATGCTATATTGGTCTTATCACAAGTAATAAGAGCCTTTTTTATATCTAATTGAATACATTTTTCTAATGCCATTTTTAACATAGCTTTTGCATGACCTTTTCTTCTTTCTGTTGGACGAATTCCATAACCAATATGTCCACCAGTACTAAGTAAATTTTCATTTAAATAGTGGCGTATGCTTATTGCACCTAATATTTTTCCATTATCATTTATCAAGAAATACGTATCTGAAGGTACTAAATGAGATGGGCAAGTTTCTTTATGATTATATGATTTAACTTTATTTAACCAGTCAGAATAATTCATCTCATTACTTCTTATTGCACCTGGATAAATATGTTCTCCTGTGTTTTCCCATTCGGTCATCATATTAATATATGATTGCTCATGTTCTTTTGATGGTAATACTAAATATACATTATCCACTTTAATATCACTTCCCTTTCTTTAACCTTCAAAATAATCTTCTTCTAATATCCCATACCAATATTCATCTATCCATTTTTCATTATGAAAATTGGCTTTCCTGAAAACAGCTTCTTTTTTCATGTTTAGCTTTTCCAACAAACTGCTTGACCTATTATTACCTGCTACTGTGGTAGCAAAAATTCTATGAAGTTTCAATTCTTCAAACCCATATTCCATGAGAACATTACTGATTTCAAAAGCATATCCTCTTCCTTGATAATCTTTGTTTATTATCCATCCAATCTCATATACATTTTCATATTCATATGGATGAAATATAACATGTCCTATGACTTTACCGCTGGACTTTTCTACCAAGGCAAATACACTTGGATCTTCACAAATAAATGTATCAACAAATTTTTTTGCTTCTTTGTAGGTAAATGGTGGTTCAATATGTTCCATTACATCTTCATCACTTAAATATTCAAATACATCCTGATAATCATTTTTATTGAATTTACGCATTACTAGTCTTTCAGTGGAAATTTGTTCAATCATATGCAGATATTCACCCCTTCTAACTTAAGTAGAAATCTCTTTATATTTGTTTTATCTCCTGCAAACCCTACTAAATCTCCATTTTTACCTATAACTCTATGGCAAGAAATAATTATTGGTAATTGATTAGCTCTATTTGCTTGACCTACTGCTCTTACTGATTTAGGATTTCCTATTACTTCTGCTATTTGTAAATAGCTTCTAACTTCACCATAAGGTATCTGTCTTAATACATTCCAAACCTTAATTCTAAATTCTGTGCCTTCAATAAACAAGGGTAATTGAAAATTTTTTTCTTTTTATTAAAGTATTCATCTAATTGAATAACAACATCTTTGCAAATTTGTTTATCTAATTTAATATCTGCATTTTCTATTAGATAATCTTCCCAATCTTCTTTAAAAGAGTAAATTTCATTAATAAAAAAGTTCTTTTCCTTCTCAAGGATAGGAGCATAATAAACAACTTTTGAACCTATATCCTGCTTGTCAAACTCTACTGTGAAAGGACATCGGATTGGTATTTCTTCTATATTTTCGTCAATGTGTAATACCACTGATAAATCCTTTTCTTTATCTATATTTGGAATAATTTCACCTTCTGCTTGTTCATATACCGTAATAACAAGGCTCTCTAATTTAACATCATCCCATTCATCTGGAAGCAAGCCTTTTTCAGCAAAATGCTGTAACTGCATCATTCCTTCTCTATTCATATCATGAATTGGAGCACTACTTGATGAATCAAATCTAAAGTGTATATACCTTTCATTTTAACTCCAATGTCATAATATAAGCATCGTAATATTCTTTATCAATTTTGAAATATTTCTTATAAACTCCTACGATTTCAAATCCAGCTTTTTTATACATTCTAACCGCATAGACATTATCTGTTCTAACCTCTAAATCTAATACCTCAATATTATGAGATTTTGCAAAATTAATTAATTCTACTATCATTTTAGTTCCTATTCCTAAATTCCAACATTTTTTTAAAACTGATATTGCCAATGTTCCTCTATGGTTAATTCTACTTCTTGATAATCCTCCAATATTCCCCATAACAACAATTTCATTATTTATTTCTCCAATTAGCATTACTGAATTTTTTGAATTGTTAATTGCTTGGATAATATTTTTCTCTTCATTTACAGTACAATTAAGTTCATTGATACCAAAAGTTAGATTATCAGATTCACCACTTACCAAATTAATATAATCTAATACTCTTTCAGCATCATCTTCCGTTACTTTTCTTATATTAAATGGTTCATCACTTTTTGAATCCATCTCTTCTTCCCTCCACCTACTTATTAAAAACTGACATTATTATTTCATCATAATACTTTCCATCTTTAAATATTTCATCCTTCAAGATTCCTTCTACTTCAAATCCACACTTTTCATAACTTTTTCTAGCCCTCATATTAAATGAAAATGTGCTTAATCTTATTTTACGAATATTCATATTATTAAAGATAAAATTCATAAGTACTTTCATTGCATCGGTACCATACCCTTTTCCCCAATACTCCTTATCTCCAATCATAATACCAACAGTTGCCACACGAGATAACCAATTGACTTCTTGAATACCACAGCCACCTATATATTTTTTTGTTTCTATATCTTCTATGGCAAAATTATAGCTACCATCTTGACTACTTTTCTGTGATTTTACCCACTCTTCTTCTTCCCATAGAGTCATAGGAAATGGAACATTTGTAACTAACAATTTTTTAAGTTCTTCATCATTTACAAATGATGTTGCTTTTGGTATGTCTTCTTCTCTATAAGCTCTTAAGCAAACTTTTTCTCCATAATACATTTACAATCCCCCTACAAGTTATAATTTTTCGATACTCGTCTTCATATTACAATGTTCTTGATAAATACAATCACTTTAATCCTATCTCTATTTCTATCATTGAATCCTCATTATCATCAATAATCTCAACACTTATCTTATTAACAATAGTTTCAAAAACGTCAGTTACTTCCCTTGTTTTTTCAATTGCTAATTTATACTTTTCTTCACTTTCTACCTTGCCAACAGTCATATGAGGATTATATTTATCTACTTTTAGCCATTGAGGAAAATATGGCTCTAATATTCCTGTATATAGATTTCTATGAATTTCAACTATTTCCTCTTTCCCATTCTCAATATTTAGGAAAAGATAATTTCCAAAAGATTTAACTGGTGTAATACCTTTAAGCACTAGAGGAAAAGAATTTACTGATGCTAAAACTTCTTCCAGATGACTTTTAAGTTGAATAGAATCTATATTGCTTTCAAACGGAAATACAAGTGTTATATGTGGTCTAACATGACTTGCTAATGGATCATACATCTCTCTTATTTCATCAATAATTTCTATATTACTAAACTCTGGAAAAATCATTATACATCTTTCAAACATCGCTCTTTTCAAAGCATCTTCCATTTTTATTTCACTTTCCTTTCTTTGCTGAAATATTACATCTTCTTAATCACCTTTTCCATATTAATCTGGCCTCGTTCATCTTTTCTTTCATAACCAAAGCTTTCATATAATCTTATAGCATTATAATTTTCTGCATCACAGGCTAAGAAACTTCGCTTTGCATTATTTTGCTGTCCCCATAATATTGCATTCTCTAGCAACAGACGACCAATCCCTTGTTTCTGATATTGTGGTCTAACGGCTATTTCTCTGATCCATAATACTATTCCATTTTCACTTTCAAAACCATAGAGTCCTACAAAACATATGCCAACTACTACTCCATCTGATTTAGCTACAAATACTTGTGAATCATCTGACTCGTGCCATTCCTTTATCCATTCACTTGTTTCGCCTTCAAATCCCCTAGAATTTTCCCTGCAAGACTTAGTTACATCAGAAGCGCTCTCATATTCAGTGCTTTTTAAAACTCTGATACATGTATTTTCTTTTTTCCGTATTTCTAAATTATCAATATCATAGTTCCAGAAATCAACATATTCAGAATAAATTTTATAGCCTTCTCCATACATTTCTTCAAGAAAATCTTCGGGAATAAATTCTATATATAATTTTTCTGTATCCATCACATTTTCTACCATAAAATCTTCAACTGCTTTTAAACCTATAAAAAAAGCTTCTTTCGTATTTGCTGCCCAAAATAACTTTATTTTATCTTCTAATTCTTTAAATAAAATAATACAATCTTCATCTTGAATACAAACTTTTGAATCATAAATTTCTTCCTCATCTACATATTCCAAAGAATTGTACTTAAATTGTTTAGCTTTATTTAAAATACTCTCCATATTTTACACCTCCAGTTCTATATTGGTGAATTGGCATAATCTTCAGTCAACTTCGTTAAAATATATTTCTCCATAAAATCAACCTCCTTTGAAGGCTTCTATTATTAAAACGAACATCCCCAGCTTTTTGCCCAAATGCAATGGATAATACAACCAGTATTATCTCAAAAATATAATAAATATATTGAAAAATGAATTTATTAACAAATTCCTCTACTTGTTGATATTGAAATGATAGTTCAATATATTTCATTACATCTTCATCACTTAGATACTCAAATACATCCTGATAATCA
This genomic interval from Sporanaerobacter acetigenes DSM 13106 contains the following:
- a CDS encoding ABC transporter permease, producing MAKYILKRIGYMFLTLFIIITITFFLMHAVPGGPFSVEEGEDWMSPAVQKALMDKYHLDAPLHKQYIDFLKGVLKFDLGPSYAYEGRSVTELIVGGFPVTIRMSIFYIILIIVFGIPLGIGAALNRNGPFDRGIMFITTLGKTLPGFVKASLLLYIFAFKLGWFPIFGIKDGFISYILPCIAMSLGSIGSMTRLNRTSMLEVLGQDYIRTARAKGLSERKVLYKHALRNASLPMITSLGGNIAGSLTGSFVIEKIFALSGVGGYFVQAVGNRDYTTIMGVTIFSSLISLTMVLIVDVLYGVVDPRVRIDK
- a CDS encoding Crp/Fnr family transcriptional regulator, with the translated sequence MKQVFREISKKGIEQEYDKDCVIEIKDKHIYIVTKGRVAYSWYSVDGRRQVFCFINGGGMFGELEYFEGKKSDMVAETSKKTRISILNEEIMEQILLEEPMIYRFILINVIRKKRILMSKLLDLSFSDSKGKVADTLIRFCYQDGIFIDNEKVEIRKRFTHEEIANMIGCSRVTVTKVLCDFEEEGLIYVRNNKIIVLNLEKLKEYVNWA
- a CDS encoding GNAT family N-acetyltransferase, with translation MLIEFDYSIEMAQDLIFIDNESFMDIKYDAETLCQKIKANKNYKLYIYYQDDKPVGYIGLLFVSNPHYDGVWIDLIAVREKYRNQSIGKKMIQEVIVLLRDMDLEIMTSLVSVENIPSQKIMENSMFEPEDHDFKLFIKKL
- a CDS encoding class I SAM-dependent methyltransferase, whose amino-acid sequence is MIDDVKKYYNEAAEYEWNRLNNPYSKIEYDSTVYLIEKYFPKQGHILDIGSGPGRYSVMLLQNGYNVSLLDISSNELDIAKRKIEEADLKAEDYYCKSALELDSFENDTFDGILLMGPLYHLHGEKDRLKVLRDSHRILKKDGIALISYINTWGCLKSAVSEFPEVFKDTEHFQRYINGDLKFSPEESFTATYFTTPPLAITEVEKAGFNIVSYAGAESFLAGLNIQMKNLYTYMPQIYENFMVAAVESCELSQYRDATEHLHIIVKK
- a CDS encoding HD domain-containing protein, with the protein product MENIISLTKEFLWNTLNKSMNIDDIEKKYRYEHSLRVSHIGKQISKVEGADTFIVEIGCLLHYVGKFQTEVNRDHGRVSAKVAKVFLETLNLSNKQIDDICYAIAVHVDGEAGYSYEETLESKIVTDSDNIDRFGAYRIYQSLDWDNIKQLKIEETYEKISNRIKSLEKLVEGYDLQTVEGTRLFKDNIKFQIQFYNRYLLELENTLIELNH
- a CDS encoding GNAT family N-acetyltransferase — translated: MDNVYLVLPSKEHEQSYINMMTEWENTGEHIYPGAIRSNEMNYSDWLNKVKSYNHKETCPSHLVPSDTYFLINDNGKILGAISIRHYLNENLLSTGGHIGYGIRPTERRKGHAKAMLKMALEKCIQLDIKKALITCDKTNIASAKTILANGGILENEVVEDNGNVVQRYWITLR
- a CDS encoding GNAT family N-acetyltransferase, with protein sequence MIEQISTERLVMRKFNKNDYQDVFEYLSDEDVMEHIEPPFTYKEAKKFVDTFICEDPSVFALVEKSSGKVIGHVIFHPYEYENVYEIGWIINKDYQGRGYAFEISNVLMEYGFEELKLHRIFATTVAGNNRSSSLLEKLNMKKEAVFRKANFHNEKWIDEYWYGILEEDYFEG
- a CDS encoding methylated-DNA--[protein]-cysteine S-methyltransferase, which codes for MFIEGTEFRIKVWNVLRQIPYGEVRSYLQIAEVIGNPKSVRAVGQANRANQLPIIISCHRVIGKNGDLVGFAGDKTNIKRFLLKLEGVNICI
- a CDS encoding GNAT family N-acetyltransferase — protein: MDSKSDEPFNIRKVTEDDAERVLDYINLVSGESDNLTFGINELNCTVNEEKNIIQAINNSKNSVMLIGEINNEIVVMGNIGGLSRSRINHRGTLAISVLKKCWNLGIGTKMIVELINFAKSHNIEVLDLEVRTDNVYAVRMYKKAGFEIVGVYKKYFKIDKEYYDAYIMTLELK
- a CDS encoding GNAT family N-acetyltransferase, producing the protein MYYGEKVCLRAYREEDIPKATSFVNDEELKKLLVTNVPFPMTLWEEEEWVKSQKSSQDGSYNFAIEDIETKKYIGGCGIQEVNWLSRVATVGIMIGDKEYWGKGYGTDAMKVLMNFIFNNMNIRKIRLSTFSFNMRARKSYEKCGFEVEGILKDEIFKDGKYYDEIIMSVFNK
- a CDS encoding 2'-5' RNA ligase family protein, giving the protein MEDALKRAMFERCIMIFPEFSNIEIIDEIREMYDPLASHVRPHITLVFPFESNIDSIQLKSHLEEVLASVNSFPLVLKGITPVKSFGNYLFLNIENGKEEIVEIHRNLYTGILEPYFPQWLKVDKYNPHMTVGKVESEEKYKLAIEKTREVTDVFETIVNKISVEIIDDNEDSMIEIEIGLK
- a CDS encoding GNAT family N-acetyltransferase, producing the protein MESILNKAKQFKYNSLEYVDEEEIYDSKVCIQDEDCIILFKELEDKIKLFWAANTKEAFFIGLKAVEDFMVENVMDTEKLYIEFIPEDFLEEMYGEGYKIYSEYVDFWNYDIDNLEIRKKENTCIRVLKSTEYESASDVTKSCRENSRGFEGETSEWIKEWHESDDSQVFVAKSDGVVVGICFVGLYGFESENGIVLWIREIAVRPQYQKQGIGRLLLENAILWGQQNNAKRSFLACDAENYNAIRLYESFGYERKDERGQINMEKVIKKM